Proteins from a single region of Mucilaginibacter daejeonensis:
- a CDS encoding MBL fold metallo-hydrolase — translation MRRNWFGYILSAFLISVLASCGVIRSMGRDPEGDALTALDSLANYKNGGFQNQTSNLDSATKHKRWLFLKTKPSTIRPSHQLPWVKTDLKSLKATAPTVVWFGHSSLLIKTQQGNVLIDPVFSDHAGPIPGVMTAFPGTTHYHAKDMPPIDVLIISHDHYDHLDYRTLKKLKDRIKLAVVPLGIGSDLIYWGFDRKKIIELNWDQSTTLSGGLEITATPAQHKSNRSYSASNKTLWASFVIRSGRYKIYYSGDSGYSSHFKKIGEKYGPFDLALLECGQYSPNWPWTHLLLGQSAQAATDLKADMLQPIHWAKFEEADHPWNEPIKKLLPAAEKLNIQLNVPRIGEPYTLGRPPKTTIWWDTEK, via the coding sequence ATGAGAAGGAACTGGTTTGGATATATATTATCAGCGTTTTTGATATCTGTATTGGCAAGTTGCGGTGTGATACGCTCGATGGGACGAGACCCTGAAGGCGACGCATTGACCGCATTGGATAGCTTAGCTAATTACAAGAATGGCGGTTTCCAAAATCAGACCAGCAACCTTGATTCTGCCACTAAACATAAACGCTGGTTATTCCTGAAGACCAAGCCATCCACCATCAGGCCATCTCACCAGTTGCCGTGGGTTAAAACCGACCTCAAAAGTTTAAAAGCAACTGCACCTACTGTTGTATGGTTCGGCCATTCCTCTCTGCTGATCAAGACACAACAAGGGAATGTCCTGATCGATCCGGTATTCAGTGATCATGCGGGACCGATACCGGGCGTCATGACAGCGTTTCCGGGCACTACCCACTACCATGCTAAGGACATGCCGCCTATAGACGTGCTGATCATTTCGCACGATCATTACGATCATCTGGACTATCGAACGCTTAAAAAACTAAAAGACCGCATTAAACTGGCCGTAGTACCTTTAGGTATCGGTTCGGACCTGATATATTGGGGATTTGACCGAAAGAAGATTATCGAACTCAACTGGGACCAGTCGACCACATTGAGCGGCGGACTTGAGATCACCGCCACCCCTGCACAACATAAAAGCAACCGATCATACAGTGCATCGAATAAGACCCTATGGGCGTCTTTCGTGATCCGGTCAGGCAGGTACAAGATCTATTATAGTGGAGATAGTGGCTATAGCTCACATTTTAAGAAGATCGGTGAAAAATACGGCCCATTTGATCTTGCTTTATTGGAATGCGGTCAATACAGCCCTAATTGGCCATGGACCCACTTGCTACTTGGTCAAAGTGCGCAAGCAGCAACAGACCTCAAAGCCGATATGCTACAGCCCATACATTGGGCTAAATTTGAAGAGGCCGATCATCCATGGAATGAGCCGATCAAAAAGCTTTTACCCGCTGCCGAAAAACTTAACATTCAGCTGAACGTACCACGTATCGGTGAACCCTATACACTTGGTAGGCCTCCTAAGACCACAATCTGGTGGGATACTGAAAAGTAG
- a CDS encoding glycoside hydrolase 5 family protein, which translates to MHLKRILPIALAFCLSLLLTDRTHAQHITVKNGQFMLGNKPYYFVGANYWYGGLLAIAKDPEVGKARLRKELDMMKANGITNLRVLAGGEGEGLMNGVNRVKPALQPKHNIFDPEVMKGLDYLLYEMGKRKMYAVLYLSNEWDWSGGFLQYLIWNGKLSKDSIENKVDWPTLQRYSSRFYSCEPCVQDYKKQLEYVVKHVNTYTKKPYTQDPAIMAWELANEPRPMRPEAVEAYKQFTSSMAAHIKQLDKNHLVTLGTEGSIGTQESTELLKEVHAPAQVDYLTIHIWPKNWLWFSDTSIVKGMPTVIKNTKDYLYKNVEVAKALNKPIVIEEFGLPRDRHSFEISSTTSSRDKYYASIFEELLKSKQSNGIIAGANFWAMGGTSRPIPGQLFHKDGDDMMGDPPQEEQGLNAVFDSDRTTWEVIKKYALMIK; encoded by the coding sequence ATGCATTTAAAACGTATTCTTCCCATTGCCTTGGCATTTTGCTTGTCGTTATTATTGACAGACCGGACCCACGCACAGCACATCACCGTTAAGAATGGCCAGTTCATGCTGGGCAATAAGCCTTATTACTTCGTAGGGGCTAATTATTGGTATGGCGGCTTGTTGGCCATTGCTAAAGATCCTGAAGTCGGTAAAGCCAGGTTACGCAAGGAATTGGACATGATGAAAGCCAATGGCATCACAAACCTGCGTGTGCTGGCCGGTGGAGAGGGCGAAGGCCTGATGAACGGCGTGAACCGTGTGAAACCTGCCCTGCAGCCCAAGCACAATATCTTTGATCCAGAAGTGATGAAAGGCTTGGATTACCTGCTTTATGAAATGGGTAAGCGAAAAATGTACGCCGTGCTTTACCTCAGCAACGAGTGGGATTGGAGCGGCGGCTTTTTGCAGTACCTGATCTGGAACGGCAAGTTGAGTAAGGACAGTATCGAGAACAAGGTCGACTGGCCTACGTTGCAGCGCTACTCGAGCCGGTTCTATAGCTGCGAGCCTTGTGTGCAGGATTACAAAAAGCAGTTAGAGTATGTGGTTAAGCATGTGAATACCTATACCAAAAAGCCATATACGCAAGACCCGGCCATCATGGCGTGGGAATTGGCCAACGAACCTCGCCCTATGCGCCCCGAAGCGGTGGAGGCCTACAAACAGTTCACCTCAAGCATGGCTGCCCACATCAAACAGTTGGATAAGAACCACTTGGTAACCCTGGGTACAGAAGGTAGCATTGGCACGCAAGAATCTACAGAGTTATTAAAGGAGGTGCATGCGCCTGCACAGGTCGACTACCTGACCATACACATCTGGCCCAAGAACTGGCTTTGGTTTAGCGATACCAGCATCGTGAAGGGGATGCCTACCGTGATCAAGAACACCAAAGATTACCTGTACAAGAACGTGGAGGTGGCTAAAGCGCTCAACAAGCCGATCGTGATCGAGGAGTTCGGTTTGCCACGCGATCGACACTCCTTTGAGATCAGCTCAACCACCTCATCCAGAGATAAGTATTATGCATCCATATTTGAGGAACTCTTAAAAAGCAAGCAAAGCAACGGCATCATAGCCGGAGCTAACTTTTGGGCTATGGGCGGTACCTCACGACCTATACCCGGCCAACTGTTCCACAAGGATGGTGATGATATGATGGGCGATCCGCCGCAGGAGGAACAAGGCCTTAATGCGGTTTTCGACAGCGACCGCACTACCTGGGAAGTGATCAAAAAGTATGCATTGATGATCAAATAG
- a CDS encoding alpha/beta hydrolase: MKKYLLVFLILFGLSATAQDNYVTETDIPYYADTVKKDPYMASQCKLDIYYSKAAKNAPTIVWFHGGGITAGKKELPAALKNKGYIIVGVGYRLSPTATAPAYIEDAAAAIAWVFGHAKQYGGNTKLIFISGHSAGGYLGMMCTLNKKYLDKYKIDANSIAGLIPFSGQAITHFTIRKERGIKETQPTIDEYAPLYFVRPDAPPMLLITGDREMELYGRYEENAYLSRMMKLAGHKATRLYELQGFDHGGMAEPAFPLLIKEVRMLSKAIDAD, from the coding sequence ATGAAGAAGTACTTACTCGTTTTTCTCATACTCTTCGGTCTCAGCGCTACGGCGCAGGACAATTACGTAACAGAGACCGACATACCCTACTACGCCGATACGGTCAAGAAAGACCCTTATATGGCGTCACAATGCAAGCTGGATATCTATTATTCAAAGGCCGCTAAGAACGCGCCGACCATCGTATGGTTCCATGGTGGCGGCATAACTGCCGGTAAGAAAGAACTGCCGGCAGCGCTCAAGAACAAAGGTTACATCATTGTTGGGGTCGGCTATCGCTTGTCTCCCACCGCCACCGCTCCTGCATACATCGAAGATGCCGCGGCAGCAATAGCCTGGGTATTCGGTCACGCCAAACAGTACGGCGGTAACACCAAACTGATCTTTATCTCAGGTCATTCGGCCGGTGGCTACTTGGGCATGATGTGTACGTTGAACAAAAAGTACCTGGACAAATACAAGATCGATGCGAATTCCATCGCGGGGCTTATCCCCTTCAGTGGTCAGGCCATCACGCATTTCACCATCCGTAAAGAACGGGGCATTAAAGAGACCCAGCCCACTATTGACGAGTACGCTCCTTTATATTTTGTAAGGCCTGATGCACCTCCCATGTTGCTTATCACCGGCGACCGGGAGATGGAACTATATGGCCGATACGAAGAGAACGCTTACCTATCGCGCATGATGAAACTGGCGGGCCACAAAGCGACCCGCCTCTATGAATTGCAAGGTTTTGACCACGGCGGTATGGCTGAACCGGCGTTCCCGCTTCTTATCAAAGAGGTCAGGATGCTAAGCAAAGCTATCGACGCTGACTAA
- a CDS encoding undecaprenyl-phosphate glucose phosphotransferase codes for MSHRYATFIKAINLSVDYVILNLSMIIAYIIVDRSYIMWLNNHNYLPIVLVFNLIWLLSANITRFYEQVLNKDSIKTYRGVFKTYLLFVSLICFTVLIIIGTKAYSITRQYLFYSLAMFGFLLGTWKLIFLAIRRSDRALLTDFRQVVIVGGGRIGNDLLNFVTHNPERGYKILGFFDDNRGTISDNLYLGGTDKCIQYVKDNRVDEIFCTLPNSESDKIEKLMMDADKNLIRFKLVPEFYYTHKPTFVQNFGHIPVISIRPEPLENMLNRFFKRLFDILFSLFIILFVFSWLMPILAILIKMSSKGPIFFVQVRSGRDNEAFNCYKFRSMKVNADSDAKQATRGDTRITKIGAFLRKTNLDELPQFFNVLMGNMTVVGPRPHMLKHTEDYSKLIDQFMVRHFLKPGITGWAQVNGLRGETKTTEDMLQRVEADVWYLENWSFLLDLKIIFLTFWGTVRGDKNAF; via the coding sequence ATGAGTCACAGATACGCAACCTTTATTAAAGCCATCAATCTTTCTGTTGATTATGTTATTCTAAATCTGAGTATGATCATTGCCTATATCATAGTCGATCGGTCATACATCATGTGGCTTAACAACCACAATTATCTTCCCATCGTTCTGGTGTTCAATCTGATCTGGCTTTTGTCAGCCAATATCACGCGGTTTTACGAACAAGTTCTGAATAAGGACTCTATTAAAACCTATAGGGGAGTGTTCAAGACCTATCTACTGTTCGTAAGCTTGATCTGTTTTACGGTATTGATCATTATCGGCACCAAAGCTTATTCGATCACGCGTCAGTACCTGTTCTATTCACTGGCCATGTTCGGCTTTTTGCTGGGCACCTGGAAGTTGATCTTTTTGGCGATACGCCGCAGCGATCGGGCATTGCTAACCGATTTCAGGCAGGTGGTGATCGTAGGTGGCGGCCGTATAGGTAACGATCTGTTGAACTTTGTAACCCACAACCCAGAGAGAGGCTATAAGATTTTAGGTTTTTTTGATGACAACCGCGGCACTATCAGTGATAACCTTTATTTGGGCGGTACAGATAAATGTATCCAGTACGTTAAGGATAACCGCGTAGATGAGATATTCTGCACGTTGCCCAATTCGGAATCAGATAAAATAGAAAAGCTGATGATGGATGCCGATAAGAACCTGATCAGGTTCAAGTTGGTGCCTGAGTTCTATTACACACATAAGCCTACCTTTGTACAAAACTTCGGGCATATACCGGTGATATCCATCAGGCCCGAGCCATTGGAGAACATGCTCAATCGTTTCTTCAAACGTTTGTTCGATATCTTATTCTCTCTGTTCATTATACTTTTTGTGTTCAGTTGGTTGATGCCTATTTTGGCTATACTGATCAAAATGAGTTCTAAAGGTCCTATATTCTTTGTGCAGGTACGTTCAGGACGTGACAATGAAGCGTTCAATTGCTACAAGTTCAGAAGCATGAAGGTAAATGCCGACTCAGATGCAAAACAGGCTACGCGCGGCGATACCCGGATCACCAAAATAGGAGCGTTCCTTCGTAAAACCAATCTTGACGAGCTGCCTCAGTTCTTTAACGTGCTAATGGGTAACATGACCGTTGTTGGTCCGCGTCCACACATGTTGAAACATACCGAAGATTATTCAAAACTGATCGACCAGTTCATGGTGCGCCACTTTTTAAAACCTGGTATTACCGGCTGGGCACAGGTGAACGGTTTGCGCGGTGAGACCAAGACCACCGAGGATATGCTGCAACGCGTTGAAGCTGATGTTTGGTACCTTGAGAACTGGTCTTTCCTGCTCGACCTGAAGATCATTTTCCTTACCTTTTGGGGTACTGTAAGGGGGGATAAGAACGCTTTTTAA